The following proteins come from a genomic window of Candidatus Methylomirabilota bacterium:
- the thrB gene encoding homoserine kinase: MTPRRVHVRVPATSANLGPGFDSLGLALALYNEVVAEESDRVTVTIEGEGKGRLAPNERNVVARGVQAAYEAGGHAFRGCALACVNRIPLARGLGSSAAAWVGGLVAGNALLGSPLDRNTLLGLAARAEGHPDNVAAALLGGLTVACSGPEGTTAVALPVPAGLRWIALVPDITSATAEARAVLPATVAREDAVFNVQRVALLLASLQANRPDALSIALEDRLHEPHRLRLFPWMPGVVAAARRAGALGCVLSGAGPSLLAVVATAAGAADAVARAMEQALGRAGIVGRAQALEVDRQGAVVDASS; encoded by the coding sequence GTGACGCCTCGGCGCGTTCACGTCCGCGTTCCCGCCACCTCGGCGAACCTCGGTCCCGGCTTCGATTCGCTGGGACTCGCGCTTGCCCTCTACAACGAGGTCGTCGCCGAGGAATCCGACCGCGTGACCGTCACCATCGAGGGCGAAGGCAAGGGCCGGCTGGCACCGAACGAGCGTAACGTCGTCGCGCGCGGCGTCCAGGCCGCCTACGAGGCCGGGGGCCACGCCTTCCGCGGCTGCGCGCTCGCCTGCGTGAACCGCATCCCGCTGGCGCGCGGGCTCGGCTCGAGCGCCGCGGCCTGGGTGGGCGGACTGGTCGCCGGCAATGCGCTGCTGGGCTCGCCGCTGGACCGCAACACGCTGCTGGGGCTGGCGGCCCGCGCCGAGGGCCATCCCGACAATGTCGCCGCCGCGCTCCTCGGCGGCCTCACCGTCGCCTGCTCGGGGCCGGAGGGGACCACGGCGGTGGCGCTCCCGGTGCCGGCGGGCCTGCGCTGGATCGCGCTGGTCCCGGACATCACCAGCGCGACCGCCGAGGCCCGCGCCGTTCTGCCGGCCACCGTCGCGCGAGAGGACGCCGTCTTCAACGTCCAGCGCGTCGCGCTCCTGCTGGCGAGCCTCCAGGCCAACCGTCCCGACGCGCTGAGCATCGCGCTGGAGGATCGCCTGCACGAGCCGCATCGGCTGCGCCTCTTTCCCTGGATGCCCGGCGTGGTGGCGGCGGCGCGGCGGGCGGGCGCGCTGGGCTGTGTGCTGAGCGGGGCCGGCCCGTCGCTGCTGGCCGTCGTCGCCACCGCAGCCGGCGCCGCCGACGCCGTCGCCCGCGCCATGGAGCAGGCGCTGGGCCGCGCGGGGATCGTCGGCCGCGCGCAGGCGCTCGAGGTCGACCGGCAGGGCGCCGTGGTGGACGCCTCGTCCTGA